A region of Alteromonadaceae bacterium 2753L.S.0a.02 DNA encodes the following proteins:
- a CDS encoding putative FeS assembly SUF system protein SufT, with protein MIEQRMVTTVRDCPARLVPVGDPVTIPAHQFITITQSLGGNYTVVYQGNMLRVDGTDADALGLEKFELHFESPQDDKIKESQVWQALETVYDPEIPVNLRSLGLIYKVDVDQNSKSVAIDMTLTAPACGMGPVLVGDVKYRVALVPNVASVNVNLVFDPPWQREMMSEEAQLETGLFF; from the coding sequence ATGATTGAACAAAGAATGGTGACCACTGTTCGAGATTGTCCGGCGCGTTTGGTGCCCGTAGGTGATCCGGTCACAATCCCCGCGCATCAGTTTATTACGATCACCCAATCCTTGGGTGGCAATTATACCGTGGTTTACCAGGGGAATATGTTGCGTGTGGACGGTACCGACGCCGACGCATTGGGTTTGGAGAAATTTGAACTGCATTTTGAATCACCACAAGATGATAAAATTAAAGAGTCGCAAGTTTGGCAGGCTCTGGAAACTGTGTACGACCCTGAAATTCCGGTTAATTTGCGCAGTCTTGGGTTGATTTATAAAGTCGATGTTGATCAAAACTCAAAAAGTGTTGCGATAGACATGACCTTAACTGCGCCTGCTTGCGGTATGGGTCCAGTATTGGTGGGCGATGTAAAATATCGGGTGGCATTGGTTCCAAATGTCGCTTCTGTTAATGTAAATCTGGTTTTCGACCCTCCCTGGCAACGGGAGATGATGTCGGAGGAAGCCCAGCTGGAAACAGGGTTGTTTTTTTAA
- a CDS encoding Fe-S cluster assembly protein SufD, with translation MFNPLQPVLSSDAETRLPWLAEVRTRAKQNLQKTQFPTRKTEAWKYTSLKALQQNAFFSAVNSADITGVDLPTQSQIPGFDCYTLVFVNGVFKRELSDCNGLPAGAELVVFSEANAEQQTAIAEKLDTICKSEQHLFAAVNSAQICEGVYLAVQENQVLDKPVKLLYLNGGSSVSRAAQVRVLVDLSTNAEVTLLEHYLSQKSFQDNEAVLTNALTEIQLAEGARLNHYRLNLEEQTALHLGGVHVALGRNANLESFYLALGSELKRFDIVVHHRGEGAHCELRGVYLPRQKQLVDFHTCIEHVVPHCTSNEIFRGIVADSAKAVFNGRIHIHPDAQKTLAQLSNKNLLTSDKAEVDTKPELEIYADDVQCAHGATVAQLDSTALHYMQTRGVSAEEAKVMLSFGFINELINDIKHPVIAEYLRPLLAKMFARDERLMRHIA, from the coding sequence ATGTTTAATCCACTACAGCCGGTGCTTAGTAGCGATGCGGAAACCCGATTACCGTGGCTCGCCGAGGTTCGCACGCGCGCAAAACAGAACTTGCAGAAAACACAATTTCCAACGCGTAAAACTGAGGCTTGGAAATACACCAGTTTGAAAGCACTGCAGCAAAATGCGTTTTTTTCGGCGGTGAATTCGGCCGATATTACGGGCGTTGATCTACCGACACAAAGCCAGATTCCAGGCTTCGATTGCTACACATTGGTTTTCGTAAACGGGGTTTTTAAAAGGGAATTGTCCGATTGTAACGGTTTGCCTGCCGGTGCAGAGCTGGTGGTTTTCTCTGAGGCAAACGCTGAGCAACAGACAGCGATCGCCGAAAAACTCGATACAATCTGTAAGTCAGAGCAGCATCTGTTTGCGGCGGTTAATAGTGCGCAAATCTGTGAAGGCGTTTACCTTGCTGTGCAAGAAAATCAAGTGCTCGACAAACCCGTAAAGTTGCTCTACTTAAACGGTGGCTCATCGGTATCTCGAGCTGCACAAGTGCGCGTACTGGTAGATTTATCCACTAACGCGGAAGTGACTTTGCTGGAGCATTACCTATCGCAAAAATCTTTCCAGGATAATGAAGCAGTGCTCACCAATGCCCTCACGGAAATCCAACTGGCCGAAGGGGCACGCTTAAATCATTATCGCCTTAATTTAGAAGAACAAACTGCATTACACCTTGGGGGTGTACATGTGGCGCTCGGCCGCAATGCCAATCTCGAGAGTTTTTATCTGGCCTTGGGTAGTGAGCTGAAACGCTTCGATATCGTGGTTCATCATCGCGGCGAAGGTGCGCATTGTGAGTTGCGTGGCGTTTATTTACCACGTCAAAAGCAATTGGTTGATTTTCATACCTGCATTGAGCATGTGGTACCCCATTGCACCAGCAACGAAATTTTTCGGGGTATAGTCGCCGACAGCGCCAAAGCCGTATTTAATGGTCGTATTCATATTCATCCTGATGCTCAAAAAACGCTGGCACAACTGAGCAATAAAAATTTACTGACCAGCGATAAAGCCGAAGTCGATACCAAGCCGGAATTGGAAATCTATGCAGACGATGTGCAATGTGCACATGGCGCAACAGTCGCACAACTGGATAGCACGGCACTTCACTATATGCAAACTCGCGGTGTATCAGCTGAAGAAGCTAAAGTAATGCTAAGTTTTGGATTTATTAACGAATTAATCAATGATATTAAACATCCAGTAATTGCTGAATATCTGCGACCGCTATTGGCAAAAATGTTTGCTCGAGATGAACGCTTAATGAGGCATATAGCGTGA
- a CDS encoding cysteine desulfurase/selenocysteine lyase has product MNAIEQHSVTRFDVNKVRDDFPILHQKINGHPLVYLDNAATTQKPEAVIDAISDYYRGYNSNVHRGAHHLSDRATEAFENARKTVASFIGSPSERQVIWTRGTTEAINLVAASWGDNNIAAGDKILVSNLEHHSNIVPWQMLAQRKGAEVVALPISNTGEIDLERYRALLDSRVKLVAFGHVSNALGTVNPVAEMVALAKQAGAITLVDGAQATSHFTVDVQLLGFDFYAFSGHKVFGPTGIGVLWGREPLLETMPPYHGGGEMIESCSFSGTTFNKLPYKFEAGTPDIAGAIGLGAAIKYLQSFDRSALMAHEADLLNYCHEKALGCSGLQRVGEAHNIVSVFSFLLEGAHPSDVGMLLDQQGVAVRTGHHCAQPLMERLNIPGTVRASLAIYNTREEIDRLFSALEKVKQFL; this is encoded by the coding sequence GTGAACGCCATAGAACAACACAGCGTTACAAGGTTCGATGTAAACAAGGTACGCGACGACTTTCCTATTTTACATCAGAAAATTAATGGTCATCCGTTGGTTTATCTCGACAATGCCGCAACCACGCAAAAGCCCGAAGCGGTGATTGACGCGATAAGTGACTATTATCGGGGTTACAATTCCAATGTGCATCGCGGTGCGCACCATCTCAGTGATCGTGCAACAGAAGCGTTTGAAAACGCCAGAAAAACGGTGGCATCTTTTATAGGAAGCCCTTCTGAACGGCAGGTGATTTGGACTCGTGGTACTACCGAAGCGATCAATCTCGTAGCCGCAAGCTGGGGTGACAACAACATTGCTGCGGGCGATAAGATTTTAGTATCCAATTTGGAGCATCATTCCAACATCGTGCCCTGGCAAATGTTGGCGCAGCGCAAAGGTGCTGAAGTTGTCGCATTGCCGATAAGCAACACCGGCGAGATAGACTTGGAGCGCTATCGCGCGCTACTTGATAGCCGAGTAAAACTGGTGGCTTTTGGGCATGTTTCGAATGCGTTGGGAACGGTGAATCCTGTGGCAGAAATGGTTGCTCTTGCCAAACAGGCTGGCGCAATTACGCTGGTCGATGGTGCACAGGCAACTTCACATTTTACGGTTGATGTACAGCTATTAGGCTTTGATTTTTATGCTTTCTCTGGCCATAAAGTTTTTGGTCCAACCGGCATTGGTGTGCTTTGGGGGCGGGAACCCTTATTGGAAACTATGCCGCCTTATCACGGCGGTGGCGAAATGATCGAGAGCTGTTCATTTAGCGGCACAACATTCAATAAATTACCCTATAAATTTGAAGCTGGTACCCCGGATATTGCTGGTGCTATCGGCTTGGGTGCCGCCATTAAATACTTGCAAAGCTTTGATCGATCGGCATTAATGGCGCACGAAGCAGATCTGTTGAATTACTGTCACGAGAAAGCGCTTGGTTGCAGTGGGTTACAGCGAGTAGGTGAGGCTCACAATATTGTTAGTGTGTTTAGCTTTTTGCTTGAAGGTGCACACCCGTCTGATGTTGGTATGCTGTTGGATCAGCAGGGTGTTGCTGTGCGCACCGGCCATCACTGTGCTCAGCCTTTGATGGAGCGCTTAAATATTCCCGGCACTGTACGCGCTTCCTTAGCAATTTATAATACCCGAGAAGAAATAGATCGATTATTCAGCGCCTTGGAAAAGGTTAAGCAGTTTCTGTAA
- a CDS encoding cysteine desulfuration protein SufE, translating to MSDITKNPFGTAITCDDIIETLSFFDGWEDRYKYIIDLGKELPEMPEEKHTEEHIVKGCQSQVWIDYETIDGTFWFEVDSDAFIVKGLLGVVLAAYNGKTADAIGSFDIENYFEQLGLLKHLSPTRGNGLRSMVEKIKILAA from the coding sequence GTGAGCGATATAACTAAAAATCCTTTCGGTACTGCGATTACCTGCGACGATATTATTGAAACACTGAGTTTTTTCGACGGGTGGGAAGATCGCTACAAATACATTATTGATCTCGGTAAAGAATTACCTGAAATGCCCGAGGAAAAGCACACGGAAGAACATATCGTTAAAGGATGCCAGAGTCAGGTGTGGATTGATTACGAAACAATCGACGGGACGTTTTGGTTTGAAGTCGATAGCGATGCATTTATCGTAAAAGGTCTGCTGGGTGTTGTATTGGCGGCCTATAATGGTAAAACGGCTGACGCGATTGGCAGTTTTGATATCGAAAACTACTTCGAGCAACTCGGGCTTTTAAAGCACCTCAGCCCAACGCGAGGCAATGGACTGAGGTCAATGGTCGAAAAAATAAAAATACTTGCCGCCTAA
- a CDS encoding iron-regulated ABC transporter membrane component SufB — protein MSQEQLDHLIKKEYAAGFFTNIESDTLPPGLDEDVIRFISTKKNEPEWMLEWRLKAYAAWLEMSEPEWAHVSYPKIDFNGLSYFSAPKSMADKPKSLDEVDPELLDTYNKLGIPLHEQEMLAGVAVDAVFDSVSVATTFREKLKDAGVIFCSISEAVHEYPELVQKYLGSVVPQKDNFYAALNSAVFSDGSFVYIPKGVRCPMELSTYFRINESKTGQFERTLIVADEGSQVSYLEGCTAPMRDENQLHAAVVELVALDNAYIKYSTVQNWYPGDAEGKGGIYNFVTKRGIAHTNSRISWTQVETGSAVTWKYPSCILKGDNSVGEFYSVALTNNYQQADTGTKMIHLGKNTRSTIISKGISAGKSSNAYRGLVRMNPGASGARNYTQCDSLLIGDKCAAHTFPYIESKNPSAVVEHEATTSKVSDDQLYLCRQRGIDEEKAVSMIVNGFCKEVFKELPMEFAVEAGKLLEVSLEGSVG, from the coding sequence ATGTCTCAGGAACAATTAGATCACCTGATTAAAAAAGAATACGCTGCCGGGTTCTTTACCAATATCGAGTCCGATACCTTGCCGCCGGGACTGGATGAAGACGTTATTCGTTTTATTTCGACTAAAAAAAATGAACCGGAGTGGATGCTCGAGTGGCGATTGAAAGCTTATGCCGCCTGGTTGGAAATGAGCGAGCCAGAGTGGGCGCACGTTAGTTATCCTAAAATCGATTTTAACGGGTTATCGTATTTTTCAGCGCCCAAGAGTATGGCCGACAAACCGAAAAGCCTTGATGAGGTAGACCCGGAATTACTCGATACCTACAACAAATTAGGTATTCCGTTGCACGAACAGGAAATGCTGGCCGGTGTTGCGGTGGATGCCGTGTTCGATTCTGTGTCAGTAGCAACGACCTTTCGAGAGAAGCTCAAAGATGCCGGTGTTATTTTTTGTTCGATATCGGAAGCAGTCCACGAATACCCTGAACTGGTGCAAAAATATCTTGGCAGTGTTGTTCCACAAAAAGATAATTTTTACGCAGCGTTAAACAGTGCCGTTTTTAGCGATGGCTCCTTTGTTTATATTCCCAAGGGTGTGCGTTGCCCTATGGAGTTATCAACCTATTTTCGAATTAATGAATCTAAAACCGGTCAATTCGAGCGCACCTTAATTGTGGCCGATGAGGGCAGTCAGGTCAGTTATCTCGAAGGCTGTACCGCGCCGATGCGCGATGAGAATCAATTACACGCTGCTGTCGTGGAACTGGTCGCGCTCGATAATGCCTATATCAAATATTCCACGGTACAGAACTGGTATCCCGGTGATGCGGAAGGAAAAGGCGGAATCTATAATTTTGTGACCAAACGTGGAATTGCACATACTAATTCCCGTATTTCCTGGACCCAGGTTGAAACAGGTTCGGCGGTAACCTGGAAATATCCCAGTTGTATTTTAAAGGGCGATAACAGCGTCGGTGAATTTTATTCAGTCGCGCTTACCAATAATTATCAACAGGCCGATACCGGAACCAAAATGATTCACCTCGGTAAAAACACGCGATCAACAATAATTTCCAAAGGTATTTCTGCGGGTAAAAGCTCTAATGCCTATCGCGGTCTGGTTCGTATGAATCCCGGTGCGTCCGGTGCCCGTAATTACACCCAATGTGACTCTTTATTAATTGGCGACAAATGTGCGGCACATACTTTCCCATACATCGAAAGTAAAAACCCCAGCGCGGTAGTAGAGCATGAAGCGACCACCTCCAAAGTGAGCGACGATCAGCTCTATCTGTGTCGACAGCGAGGTATCGATGAAGAAAAAGCCGTTTCCATGATTGTTAACGGTTTTTGTAAAGAAGTTTTTAAAGAATTGCCTATGGAATTTGCCGTAGAAGCTGGGAAATTATTGGAAGTGAGTCTCGAAGGTTCAGTAGGCTAG
- a CDS encoding Fe-S cluster assembly protein SufA/iron-sulfur cluster assembly protein: MTVETFSVTEVITVTTAAAEHFNVLLQKSGNTAIRVSLTEAGCTGFKYVIDEVGQGEKGDIAVLLDNGVTLFVDAKHLNGIQGTHIDYVKEGLNRNLVLKNPNVKDACGCGESFSL, translated from the coding sequence ATGACTGTCGAAACATTTAGCGTTACAGAGGTAATTACCGTAACAACGGCAGCCGCGGAACACTTTAATGTGTTGTTGCAAAAAAGCGGTAACACTGCAATTCGCGTTAGTCTCACTGAAGCGGGCTGTACCGGATTTAAATATGTCATTGATGAGGTTGGTCAGGGTGAGAAGGGCGATATCGCGGTTCTTCTGGACAATGGCGTAACCCTGTTTGTAGATGCGAAGCACCTTAATGGCATTCAGGGAACTCACATTGACTATGTAAAAGAAGGCTTAAATCGTAATTTGGTATTGAAAAACCCCAATGTGAAAGATGCCTGTGGTTGCGGTGAAAGTTTTAGCCTCTAG
- a CDS encoding Fe-S cluster assembly ATP-binding protein produces the protein MLSIKNLHANVDDKNILKGLNLDVKSGEVHAIMGPNGSGKSTTGHVLSGRDGYEVTEGSIDFLGNNLLEMDTEERARAGLFLAFQYPVEIPGVSNMEFMKAAVDAVREYRGEAPLDAVSFMKLAREYSKSVNLDQNFLKRGVNEGFSGGEKKRNEIMQMMLLQPKLCILDETDSGLDIDALQVVAQGVNALRSADRAFIVVTHYQRLLNYIEPDFVHVLANGKIIKSGDKSLALELESKGYGWLDPSLSGAA, from the coding sequence ATGCTGTCGATTAAAAATTTACATGCGAATGTTGATGACAAAAACATTCTTAAAGGCTTAAATTTGGACGTTAAATCTGGCGAAGTGCATGCCATCATGGGCCCTAATGGCTCTGGTAAAAGTACCACCGGTCATGTGCTTTCCGGTCGCGATGGTTACGAAGTAACGGAAGGCAGTATCGACTTTTTAGGTAATAATTTGCTCGAAATGGACACCGAAGAGCGAGCTCGTGCAGGGCTATTTCTCGCATTTCAATACCCGGTGGAAATTCCCGGTGTCAGCAACATGGAGTTCATGAAGGCCGCTGTCGACGCCGTACGCGAATACCGAGGCGAAGCACCCTTGGATGCTGTGAGCTTTATGAAATTAGCACGCGAGTACAGTAAATCGGTAAATCTGGATCAGAATTTTTTAAAGCGTGGTGTTAACGAGGGTTTCTCCGGGGGCGAGAAAAAACGCAATGAGATTATGCAGATGATGCTGTTGCAACCCAAACTCTGTATTCTTGATGAAACGGATTCCGGCTTGGATATCGATGCGTTACAAGTCGTCGCGCAGGGAGTAAATGCGTTGCGCAGTGCCGATCGTGCTTTTATTGTAGTGACTCACTATCAGCGTTTACTTAATTATATTGAGCCCGATTTTGTGCACGTGCTTGCCAATGGCAAAATTATAAAATCTGGCGATAAATCATTGGCGTTGGAGCTTGAATCGAAAGGTTATGGTTGGTTGGACCCGTCTCTAAGCGGGGCGGCATAA